One window of the Streptomyces sp. NBC_00259 genome contains the following:
- a CDS encoding ferritin-like domain-containing protein, translated as MSTLNAVQAVLAAEHAAVYGYGVVGGRAGEDRRPEAKAAYSAHLVRRDAWERTVRDLGGNPVAAQAAYALPFAVPDAAAAVRLAAVLEDRVAGVYSDLVRAAEGPLRRQAADALSEAAVRAVRWRGTGVAFPGLAERAAGQ; from the coding sequence ATGAGCACGCTGAACGCCGTGCAGGCCGTGCTCGCCGCCGAGCACGCCGCGGTGTACGGGTACGGCGTCGTCGGCGGCCGGGCCGGTGAGGACCGGCGCCCCGAGGCGAAGGCGGCCTACTCGGCGCACCTGGTCCGCCGCGACGCGTGGGAGCGGACCGTCCGTGACCTCGGCGGGAACCCCGTCGCCGCGCAGGCCGCGTACGCTCTGCCCTTCGCGGTGCCGGACGCCGCGGCCGCGGTACGGCTCGCCGCGGTGCTGGAGGACAGGGTCGCCGGCGTCTACTCCGATCTCGTCCGCGCCGCGGAAGGGCCGCTGCGCCGACAGGCGGCGGACGCGCTGAGCGAGGCGGCGGTGCGGGCGGTGCGGTGGCGGGGCACCGGCGTAGCCTTTCCTGGGCTTGCCGAGCGAGCCGCAGGGCAGTGA